The segment tctcttttcttttctttgttaatttctCAATTTCAACCTCTTATTcacattatatacaattttggACCAATAAGGGTTAGCCCGGATGACTAAGGATATAAAATctgaaatattaatttatttgtattcgatatttatattaaattgaagATATAACTTTGATAGGTAGAAATTAAAGTGAGAATACAAATTACTTAATCAAGCATAGTGatgataacatatatatatgaaagataAATGACTTCGATATGTTGATCAAAATTGtgattagttttcttttttccGCTTAACAAATATCTTTCAATAACTATTATTGTCCTTTCATGTAAAGCTAAAGTTTCCAACTtggattatatttttcaaaaaatgtatCGGGTTTGACCAATAATAATGTGTCAcactaaatatttttcattacaCTAACCTTGATTAGGACTGTTATATTATGTCATCACTAATTGATAggctattaagaaaatatcactTGTCTTCCCACCACAAGATGCAAATTGAAGAAAGAGCTTCTATTAAGAAAATTACAtagttaattacttaattaaatcaAGTTTCTAATAAGTTTTCAATGTTTTGAAAAGGCATCttcatgtatttatatttttattttttccctttcGAAATATCATTTCCAAACCCTTGGGCTCCTCCAATCATTTGGGGGTTGGTTTATGATATTGTTTTAAAActcgattaatttaaattcagaTAGAAAAGTCTATTTCGTATGTAAAAAGCGCTTTTTATTAAAAGGTGATTTCAATTTCGAAACTTAAACTTAAGATATCTTATTATAAAAATCGGAATACATATTATAATCTCAGTGGTGGATATTTTTTATTCCTAAACACAAACATTACATGACCAGATCCTTACATGTTGGAATgagatgttttattttttatttttaaaaaacattaaaaacaaatGGTTTTTAATTAAGAAGTCAACATCCAGCAGGTTATGCAATAATTCATTGGGTTAACATCTTAAAAAACCTAAATAAATACCATTATATGTATtgttattcataattatatttcCCTAGGGTTGACTTACTATTTACTTGAGCgtttttgtcttctttttctCAATGTATTCGTTGGGAGTGGATTAGTTGTGTGCCAAAAGTCCTCAATTAGTGTAGCTGAGTCATTATTAGTACTTCAAATTGATTGCGAAATTTTTTAGTAGTTTAATTGGTTgactatttaatttttactttgttGATAAGAATTGGATCGAATTATTAGTTTCATACAAccgtaaaaatattttttacttgactAACTGAATATAAATACACATCCGATCTTGCACTATGAGTGAAATACAATTCCAACTTTTCGCCAAGTTTAGGGGTATTTTCAAAACTGCTCTCGTCTTTTTATTAAGAGTCTCATATTTTTACGAGAATTAAAAATTACTTGTTATGTCATGTAGCAGATCAGGAGTTAGTAAGTTCAGTTAGTCAATTAGTAGAATAGTGTTTTTAAGATTATCAATAGgtgaaactaataatttttgcCAAGTTCATGgatattttcaatacttctctcttttttaaaaaaagaatcttcacacattttcgaaaaaaaataaagtaaaaaaatagcTTCTTTTTTCTTCAGTCTGGGGATAGGGGAAGTGGAAATGAGAGGGGATTACAACGTGAAGAATCGAACCCTCACCAATAAGAAATTTAGAGAGCCAACCAATTGATGTACTAGGATTATTCTAAGAATAGCTCATAATTAACCAGAGCTAAGTACACTAATTTTTCAAGCAATGTaacaataattttcttaaacatCAAGTTGGGGCCAGCAAAACCTACCtgtaatttataatactaattaaaatttGCGTGTGGAGATTCTACAAAAAAACAACTCAATTGGCCCTTGAAATGAATCTTAAGGTAATATACaacaataaaatacaattaacaAGTCTATTATTGCATCTCAATGACTTTTTGGAATCCTCTTGGAGCCATTACTACattattttactctttattcaatttattaatCCCATTTTCAACTCTTTTGAAAGCTCTAATATTCctttatatatacatgatactatAGGAACCACAAACTAGAAAAACAAAGAGCAGTCGATAATAATATGGGTATCTGTGGACTCGTTAGTTGTATATCGTCGACATCTTTTGAGATTCAACCTGTTGATTTTGGTAATGAAAATGTTGTTCATTATGATGATAACAACATTAATGAGAACCAATGTGTAATTGGTTCTGTTTTTTCTCAACAAGGAAATAAAGGAATCAATCAAGATTCTGCTATTCTCTATCAGGTTTGTCATTTTGCAACATGTTTACTTAGTTTTTCATTGATATAATGCGTAAACATGACCCTTAACTTGGTTTCAGTCGATAACTTGCCCTCCAACTTTGAGTCtgtacaaataaaaatttaataaaattgaacaattagACACACGTGTCCTACATGACATCATACATGGGATATCAGTAGTTAAAGTTCATAGTTGTCAGCTGATGCTAAGTTAAGAGTcgtatttatgtattatacctTTTTTATTACATGGGGTGTATAAAGATGGAAACTTTCCTTTTTATGGCAGGGATATGGTGTAGAAAATGGAGTTTTTGGTGGAGTTTTCGATGGGCACGGGAAAAATGGACAAGTAGTTAGTAAGTTTGTTATGAATAAGTTGCCGTCTTTGCTGCTGAAGTATATACTTTCTTTGCCAAAGATTACTTCTCCgaaacaaaattttgaacttgTCGATGAGGAATCAGTGAAGAGTAAGAATTTTAATAAGTGGAAAGACGCGTATTTGAGTTCCTTTAAGGTGATGGATAGAGATATTAAAAGTCTTGAGAAATTGGATTGTTCATGTAGTGGAACAACTGCTGTCGTTGCTATAAGACAGGTAAcgaaaaaaaaagttcttctttgatcattaaaaaatcaaaaatttcattttgtagTTTGGAGAATGGAGAATGGAGAATCTAATTAGAACTTCATTGGTTATAGGATGATGATTTGATTATCGCGAATCTTGGTGATTCTCGAGCTGTACTAGGAAGAAAGACAGAGGAGGGAGTAATTGAGGCTGTTCAGTTAACTACTGATTTGAAGCCTAGCCTGCCTTGTAAGACTTCTTTTCGTAATATTGACATGACACACTTGTACTTGAGTTCCAAATTGTGCCTAATCGTAAACTGTTTGATGCATACAGCTGAAGCAGAAAGAATAAGGAACTGTGATGGCAGAGTTCTTGCATTGAAGGAAGAAccacatatacaaagagtgtgGTTACCACATGAAGATGTTCCTGGATTGGCCATGTCGCGAGCTTTTGGAGATTTCATGTTGAAAAACTATGGCGTAATCTCCAAGCCTGATGTTTCTTATCACCACATTTCACCAAATGACCAGTTTCTTGTTCTAGCAACTGATGGGGTAAGCCTATTTTCAACTATGTACTAGTATATTTTGTTCTGTTTCTACAAGACTTGACatgtttattttcattttaaataaaaataggtgTGGGATGTGCTGAGCAACGATCAAGTCGTTTCCATAGTGTGTGCAGCAAATAATGCAGCAGCAGCGGCAGAGGCAGTAGTACAAGCTTCTTTAGATGCATGGGAACAGAAGTTTCCAAACAGCAAGAGAGACGACAGCACTGTCATCTGCTTGTTCTTGCAATAACAACGTGTGTTCTCCGAAAACTAATACTTGAGCAAATACTGGCTTTTCTTGCAATCGCCGAAATTATGTCAGATGTTTGATGCACTTTTGAATGCCATTATAATTCGTACTAGTATATATGGTCAATCAAACTTAATACAACAAAATATGAAGATTCTATCAAGAACTGTTGATAGCTGGTTCTCTTGGATGTATGCAACTTTTATTGCCATAAGTAAATGTGAGATGTTTTCACTGtgtgaaaatttaaaagaaattttgaagtCTAAGAAAAATAAGTCATAACCTATCTCGAACATatgaatttatttatcaatattagtTGTTCTTATATTCCCGCGCTTACcgtttaattttaatgtttagCTAGCATTAAAATTGTTGTTCATCTTATATTCctaacatacttagaacaaaactttgaaaaacttggtaagaaaacaaagtttaagaacattttcacaagtagaaaattaaaactagtggagaaactagaatcagaatcagattagaaaaaaaatatatgaaatatttttcttaaagaagaattgttgttaatttgtgtttaaagaatcttactaATTCCAACAAACTTTACAGAAATACGAAGTTACCAAAGTtaaatgaaccagtgaagaactgaaattaattcataaatctaaaatttgtaacacataccagaatttggaaaatagaaagaagatcaagcccactgaatACACAGTATgcccttaagaaaattaatcCCCTCTAATATCCAATGTTTAAAATGGAATATGTCCTCTCaagatagaatgatctcaatcaccagtgtatGGATACCCAAAATGCTGGTGTCAGCGAGCCACTCAACGACAGTAAAATACACTTACAATACTTGAATTAGaactagaagaagaagaagtccatatattctatttttaaaatgagagaaaattcctcaatttatagaaaacaaagggtattgcaaaaaagttcttattgtgccttaccgcaaaggtcacaaacctttgaaaaagtcacaatctttcggaaaggtcgtcacctttcataaaagtctaCTCGCAACTGAGAAAGCTGTGAATTACTAGCACTGTGAGCTTTAGTAAGCTCAACAATGGAAGCTATTGATAATGGTAACCATTCGAGAGAGAAGAAACAGAGTTATTAATTTGTGAAATGCAAAGCTTGTGTATTCAACTGAATCAGTGGGTACTTATACAAATCTAGAAGTAGAAAACATGTGATTTAATCTTTGTACAATATGAACTAACTAACTCTATAACAAATTAACTAACTTTGTTAACTAAAATGAGTAACTAACTAAAAATGAACTGTACAATATTTTAACACCCCTCTCAAGTTGGAAGCGAGAACAACACTGCTAACTTGCTAAGAATGCAAGATTGTTTAATCCCTGTCAAAGCCTTGGTTAAGATATCAGCCAACTGGTCATGTGTAGCAATGTGATGCAAAGAAATAAGTCCTTGCTGCAATATATGTCTCACATAATGGCAGTCGACCTCAATATGTTTGGTCCTTTCGTGAAAAACAGGATTCTTGGCTATATGTAATACAGACTGACTATCACAGAAAACTGAAATAGGTTTTGAAAAAGGAACATCTAGTTCAGTAAGTAACCTACTCAGCCACACCAATTCTCCAACTATTTTCTGAGAGATCTGTACTCAGCTTCTGCAGATGATAAAGAAATGATTTCTTGTTTCATTGACTTCCAACTGATTGGACTACCTCCTAACAACACTAAGAAACCACTAACAGACTTCCTAGAATCTGGACAAGATGCCCAATCTGAATCACAATACCCCTTAATAGTAAAATCAACATCTTTAGAGAGAAATAAGCCCAGTGTAGGATCAGACTTTAAATATCTCAGAAGATGAAAAGCAGCTTGTAAATGAGGCTCTCTAGGATCTTGCATGAATCGACTCGAATGTTGAACACTAAATGCAATATCAAGTCTTGTGTTTGTGAGAAAATTCAGTTTGCCAACCAGCTTCGTATAGTAGGTTCGATCACTAAGAACTTTGCCTTCCTTTGCTTTCAATTTGACATTGGGATCAAGAGGAGAAGCCAAAGAACTTATTTATAAGCAATCATACTCTTTAACATGTCAAGAACAAactttttctataaaattataACTCCATGATCTGTGTGAAGTACTTCCATACCCAAAAAGTAATGCAACAGTCCCAAATCCTTGATCTTAAATCTGTTATGAAGATAGACTTTCAAGTCTGCTATTTCAATAGCATCTGTTCCTGTGAGAactgttatgcggaattcgagataatacgagaaaatataaacgcgaaaaacaagacaacagatttacgtggttcaccaataaattggctacgtccacgggaagagggagagcagttttattaaggagaggcaagaacagaattacagaatagggtttgccatagcgtctatatatagtgctaagctacgccctaacaggcttgggcccaacatacagaataatcagcgagacccccgtcctttctgtttgtaacgggtccgattcaaggcattcaacaaatctccaccttgacttgaattctccgaacagattcttcagacgcactatgatagtgccaggcctccccctcttcctcagagttgccccgcagggcaattaacagcttctgatgttgagcaagtccaaacagtgttgaaacttgctctgtggaaccggctttgtgaacatatcagcaggattatcagcagttcctactttcttcaccttgattctcttctcacttctcagaaaatgataccttacgtcaatatgcttggttctctcatgatggacttgatccttggctagacaaattgcgctcaaactgtcacaatacaccgtagcctgatcatgatgcagaccaagatcactaaccagccctttcagccaaatcccttcttttgcagcctctgtcaaggccatgtactccgcttccgtagtagacaaagtcactgtaggttgcaaagttgccttccaactgacgacagatcctccaagggtaaacacatagccagtcatcgatcttcttgtgtcaacatctccagcatagtcagaatcagaatagccagtaaccaagcactgagtatcacctccataaatgagaccaacgtcagatgtacctctaaggtaccggaaaattctcttcacagcctgccaatgttctctccctggttgtcccatgaatctgctcactacactgactgcatgtgctaaatctggccttgtacagaccatagcatacatcaaacttcctacggcactggcataagggactcgtgacatatactccttctcttcttctgactgtggagcgaacatggcagtgagatggatattggcagcactgggggtatcaataggcttagatgaagacatgccaaacctcgccaagaccttctgaatgtagcttctctgtgacaagaaaagtttccttctctctctgtctctaatgatctccatccctagaatcttccgagcggctcccagatccttcatctcaaactcagcactaagtaaacccttcagcttctgaatgtcatacttcttctttgcagctatcagcatatcatctacataaagcaccagatagatgaatgaatcatccttgagcctattgtagtagacacaacaatcatatgagctccgagtatagcccaacttcaccatatagctgtcaaaccttttgtaccactgccttggagactgcttaagtccatataaggacttcttcaacttgcagacgtgattttccttccctggaacttggaaaccatccggctgagtcatgtatatctcttcctccaactctccatgtagaaacgctgtcttcacatcaagttgttcaagctccagattctgatgtgtaactatcgctagtaacactcggatggaagtatgtctgaccactggtgagaagatctcattgtagtccactccctctctttggttgaaacctctggcaacaaccctggctttatacttgactccttctgctggtgatatcccttccttcttcttgaaaacccatttgcaagtaataatctttctccccgaaggctgtatgaccagatcccatgtctgattcttgtgtagggactccatctcatctcccatagcggcaaaccatttttcagaatcagaacttaaaatggcttctttgtaagtagacggctcagatgtatctacctcttcagcaacctgcagtgcataacccaccatgtcctcaaaaccatacctcgtaggtggacgaactccaaccctccttggccgatcttgagctatactccgatggatatctgatggcatagattctggaatatctgtttctgtctgtggctcttgatcctcctcttcaggttctttcaaatcgctctcgttctgaatgacttgaaactccacctgtttatcaagactcccagtttctgacgtagttgtaggcttcacaatggttctaagcagagaactttcatcaaagacaacgttcctgctcataataaccctcttttctgctggagaccagattctgaaacctttcactccatctccgtagcccacaaatactccctttttagctcttggttctaacttaccttcactgacgtgatagtaagccgtacaaccaaaagctttcagatttgaataatcagcaacttttcctgaccacatctccataggtgttttgcactgtatgcctgtatgtggtccgcggttaatcaagtagcaagctgtactaaccgcttctgcccagaatcttctatctagcccagcattagagagcatgcaccttgctctctccagaagtgtttgattcatccgctcagctacaccgttctgctgtggtgtatttctgactgtacgatgtcgagcaatcccttcatccttacagaattgatcaaattcagaccagcagaattccagcccattatcagttcgcaacctcttgatcttcttccctgtttgattttccatcaaaattttccactccttgaacttctggaaagcttcacttttatgcttcatcatgtacacccaagtcatccttgagtagtcatcaatcatggacacaaaaaatctgcagcctcccaaagactcaacacggcatggaccccagcaatcagaatggatataatcaagagtgccttttgttctgtgaatggcttttggaaacttgttgcgatgtagttttccaaagacacaatgttcacaaaactctaggcttttaaccttatgaccagcaagaagatcctcctttgacagaatttgcatccctctttcacccatatgaccaagtctcatgtgccataacttagtcatatcctcctggtgaacttctgacgatgcaacatgggctgaacctgtaaccgtggaaccttgtagaaaatacaaagtaccacgcatgacacctttcagaatcagatttgaacccttccagacccgcaagactccatcttttcccgaccagctgaatcccttgctgtccaaagaactgagagatatcagatttttcgtcatcaatggaacgtgcctgacctcgttcaatgtgcagaagctaccgtcatgtgtccttatcttgatcgagcctgtcccaaccaccttgcagacagaactgttggccatcgagatgctgcctccgtctatctgctcataagtcgtgaaccactctctcctaggacagatgtgataggatgccccagaatcgagaacccacacatctgaatgatgagtgtgctcatccgcaactagggcaatgtcttcttcagaattggtgtcttcttcagcaacagcagcagaaactgattgtttttccgattgcttcttcttcttcggacaatcaaatttccaatgtcccttctccttgcagtaattacaaacatcatctggctttgcacccttcgacatcggcttatttttctttccgccgtttttccttccctttccgctactggtgaacagaccggaaggctgtatgtccgtacttgtgccgttagccttatgccgtaattccctgctatgaagggccgatctgacttcttccagcgacacagtatctttcccaacaatgaacgattgaacaaaattctcaaacgacattgggagagatactaacagaatcagggcagcatcttcatcctcgatcttcacatcgatattacgcaattctaataacaaagtattcaattgctctaaatgttccctgagttgtgtaccttcagccattcgtagaccgaatagacgttgtttcagaagcagcttgttggttagagattttgtcatgtacaaactctccagcttcaaccacagaccagcagcagtctcttcatccgagacttccgtgatgacgtcatccgcgagacacagcatgatcgtcgaatgcgccttttcctccagaatcgccatctcaggagtaacgacggcgttcttgtctttcgacaacggcgcccagaaaccttgttgtttcaacaaagcccgcatcttgatctgccataaactgaaactgttcctccctgtgaatttgtcgattttcacgttcaaagcagacatctcgaattctccaagaacaccgattaaccgagaggctctgataccaatttgttatgcggaattcgagataatacgagaaaatataaacgcgaaaaacaagacaacagatttacgtggttcaccaataaattggctacgtccacgggaagagggagagcagttttattaaggagaggcaagaacagaattacagaatagggtttgccatagcgtctatatatagtgctaagctacccccgtcctttctgtttgtaacgggtccgattcaaggcattcaacaagaactatatcatcaacatacacagcCACATAAACAGCCAAATTGTCCTTCTTTTTGTAAAACAAGGAATAGTCATACATGGAATGAACATATCCTCTTGAACATAAGGCTTCAGTGAGCTTGGCATACCATTGCCTACTAGCCTACTTGAGTCCATACAAAGACTTGTTCAATTTACATACCAAATTAGGAGCATCAACTGCAAGTCCAGGTGGTATTTCCATATAAACTTCCTCATGCAAATCTCCATGGAGGAAGACATTATTAATGTCTAACTGATACATAGTCCAGCCTTGCTTAACTGTTGTGATTAGCAAAGCCCTGACTGTGGTCATCTTAACTACAGGAGAAAGTCTTAGTATAATCAATACCTGTCTGTTGTGTGTACCCTTTGACAACAAGCCTTGCTTTTAGCCTCTCAATACTACCATCTGCCTTGTGCTTGACCTTATAAACCCATCTATAACCAATGGCTTTCTTTACATTAGGTAGTGGAACCAAATCCCAAACTCTTGTATCATGGCCACCTGCCAAGCAGGATCAATTATAGCTTCTTCATATGAAATTGGTTCCCTGTCAATACAAACATTTCTCACAAGATCTTGACTACTAGGAACTAAAGTATTGTGATCCATGTGTTGGTGGTTGGAGAAAAGAGTCTTGAGAGAAGTAGCAGTGTTGTTAAGGTGTTGAGAATTATGTGGTTTAAGTTGTGGCatattatatacataatcaTGCATGTGACTGGGAAATTTGGGATTTCTAGTGGATCTTCTAGGTTCTGGATGCATGGTGGGAACAGAAATGGGGTTAGAAGGAGAGGTCGAAGGCATTATAGAATCAGGTGATGGAGAGGTTGAAGGCATTATAGGATCAGGTGATGGACTGTATGTAGCACTATGACCATTTGAtacagtttttttttattatcttgtgTGCCATGACTAACAAAATTCtggaaaggaaaaatattttcatgaaaaacatcCCTGGAAACATGTATTCTTTTTGTGGACATATCTAGGACCTTGTACCCTGTTGTTGCATAATGATATCCAACAAATATGTAAGGAGTGGTTCTTGGTTCAAATTTTGATCTATGTGGTATGGGTACAGTGGGGTATCAAAGACAGCCAAAGCTTCTCATATGAGAGTAAAAGAGGTTTCTTTTTGTATAGAATTTCTTATGGACATGCATCATTAAGTATAGTAGAAGAAAGTCTGTTTATAATGTATGTAGCACACAATATACACTCTCCCCAGTACTTAACAGGTAGTTTGGATTGAAAAAGCAATGCTCTAGCAGTTTCAAGCAAATTTTGTGTTTTCTATCtactacaccattttgttgtggtgtgcAGGGGCATGTTTTCTGATGAAAAATTCCTTTTGTTTGAAAGAAGGTGGTTGTTTCTATATTAACAAATTCCAGACCATTGTCTGTTCTTATTGTTTTCACAGtagtttcaaattgattttctacCATTGGAATGAAAGTTTTTAAGGTCTGCAATGCATTACTTTTAGAACTTTGTAAATGAGTCCAAGTTGATCTGCTAAAGTCATCCACAATTGTGATGAAATACTTAAAATTGTTGTAAGTTGCTGTGTGATATGGTCCGCACATATCAACATGAAGAAGTTGTTGTGGTTCTAGACTTCAAAGGTAGTCTTTCCTGTCTTGCTATGGGACATATAGAACACATGAATGGTTATTTAGAAGAGAATTTAACAGGAATAGTAGAAATACCCTTCATCTTGACAAAAGGTACATGCCCCAGCCTATTATGCCACATAATGTTTCTAGTGCATATATGAGAAACATCAATATGAGAAATAGAATCAGATACATAGTCATAAGAGTGTGAAAGAACACCTAATAAAGGATTTTTTACAGTCCAAGTACATTgtttagaagaagaaatattGTCTACACAAGTAGTACATTTGTTGCAGGAAGGTAAACTATTACATGAAGAAGAAGTGAAGGATTTCTTCAAGTAATTTGAACATAGAAAATATAGACCATCACTAGCATTACCAATGACCAGAGGCCTCTTCATTGAAGGGGCCTGCATAAAACAAGAAGTTTTGTTAAAACTAACTGATCATAGTATGGATAGAGATAAGATTGTATTTGAAAGATAGCACAAACAAGACTTTTTCTAAACTGATCATAGGTCCTAATGTTACACTACCAATTTGAGTCACCTTAACCTTATAGCCATTAGGTAGTTCAACTACAATGGATAGGGCAAGAAGGTAATGTTGTGCAAAAGAGATATATTGAAGGTCATGTGATATGAGGTTCCTGAGTCCAAAATCCATGAGTCAGATCTATTTTTGAAACATTTGCATGATTGTTTACCAAAATCTATAGAAGATGTACAAAGTATAATACCTGCAAAGTCAGTTGGTCCATTAGCAAGAGCTGAGCTCATGGTGGATCCCTCATCTTCATGTTCTTGTTGGAAGTTCTTATAGCATGTTCTGTAGATGACCATACTGATCCTTGGTAAGACTTATATTGTATAATTCCTCATTCTGATCTGTCACTGGTTCTTTTCCATGAGCCAAATTTTGTGCACAATGAACATTTGCTACTGTCCTGTATCCAGCTCCTTTACTCTAAGGAGGATTTGGAGGAGCTCTGGAATTATTCTGAGAGGGCTTTGGAGGAGCTCTAGAGTTATGAGGTGGATTTGAACCAGATGGATAGCCATAGAGTTTATAACACTTTTCCATAATATGACCCGTTCTCTTACAGTAGTTACAAAACCTATCTTTGTATGAAGAATTATGTGATTGAGTTGGTCAGAAATCTATTCTGTAAGACTGGGAAGATCTTCCAGATCCAACATGTAATGCACTAGACTCCATATTGAAATGATTAGATGGTTTAATTTCCCTTTGGTGCTCATCTTGAACCAAAAGAGAGAAAGTTTGTGCTATAGAGGGTAATGGATTCATCATGATTATACTACCACGTATTACACTATAAATGTCATTCAAACCCATAAGAAACTGAATCAACCTTCGATCTTGCAGCTTTATAAACGAGATCCTTTGCTCCACAGATAGAAGTGCAACTACATTGAGCTGTGATACTCAAAGTACTAAGTTCTTCccgtaatttttttaatttgtgtaatGCCCTGTAATGTCAAGAGTTCCCTgagatagatcatgaaattccCTCGGAATTTGA is part of the Solanum pennellii chromosome 8, SPENNV200 genome and harbors:
- the LOC107028153 gene encoding probable protein phosphatase 2C 72, whose protein sequence is MGICGLVSCISSTSFEIQPVDFGNENVVHYDDNNINENQCVIGSVFSQQGNKGINQDSAILYQGYGVENGVFGGVFDGHGKNGQVVSKFVMNKLPSLLLKYILSLPKITSPKQNFELVDEESVKSKNFNKWKDAYLSSFKVMDRDIKSLEKLDCSCSGTTAVVAIRQDDDLIIANLGDSRAVLGRKTEEGVIEAVQLTTDLKPSLPSEAERIRNCDGRVLALKEEPHIQRVWLPHEDVPGLAMSRAFGDFMLKNYGVISKPDVSYHHISPNDQFLVLATDGVWDVLSNDQVVSIVCAANNAAAAAEAVVQASLDAWEQKFPNSKRDDSTVICLFLQ